A portion of the Hoplias malabaricus isolate fHopMal1 chromosome 1, fHopMal1.hap1, whole genome shotgun sequence genome contains these proteins:
- the LOC136709427 gene encoding uncharacterized protein — translation MTQEMCLNMFDTSEKRKREDDKLAAALGEDQSASTAARYMQESHKLHTAKQAILHNISIKLESLSVAPTKVVRNLGVMVDDQLTFADHVTAVARSCRFSLFNIRKIRPYLTQHTTQLLVQTLIISRLDYCNALLTGLPACAVRPLQMNQNAAARLVFNQPKIAHVTPLLVELHWLPLAARIKFKSLMMAFRVFTGSAPIYLNRLLKPYVSARPLRSSKERQLTRPTLRTGQLWVFSSLVPRWWNELPSTIRATETLSAFKKSLKTQLFREYLLH, via the exons ATGACACAGGAGATGTGTCTGAATATGTTCGACACTAgcgaaaaaagaaagagagaggacgATAAACTGGCTGCAGCGCTGGGAGAGGATCAGTCAGCGTCCACTGCAGCCAGATACATGCAGGAGAGTCATAAACTCCATACAG ccaagcaagctattctccacaacatcagcatcaagctagagtccctatcggtggctcccaccaaggttgtaagaaacctaggtgtcatggttgatgaccagctgaccttcgcagatcacgttaccgctgtagctcgatcgtgccgcttctccctattcaacataaggaagattaggccatatctaactcaacatacaacacagctccttgtccAGACGTTaataatctcccgtctagactattgcaacgccctcctgacaggtcttccggcctgtgctgtgagaccgctacagatgaaccagaatgctgcagcacgcctggtcttcaaccaaccaaaaatagcacatgtcacgcccctattagttgagctgcattggctacccttagctgctcgcatcaaatttaaatcactaatgatggccttcagagtattcactggttctgctcccatctacctcaatagactcttaaaaccatacgttagcgcccgccctcttcgttcctcaaaggagcgccaactaacacgaccaaccctgcgtacaggtcagttgtgggtattctcatctctggtaccacgctggtggaacgagcttccaagcactatcagagcaacagaaaccctctctgcattcaagaaatcattgaaaacccagctcttccgagagtatcttttgcactga